From the Kitasatospora viridis genome, one window contains:
- a CDS encoding LLM class flavin-dependent oxidoreductase, whose translation MRLSTVILPIHRWNEGQKIWRRAEDLGFHAAYTYDHLSWRSFRDEPWFGAVPTLTAAAAATERMRLGTLVTSPNFRHPVTLAKELVSVDDVSGGRLTVGIGAGGVGYDATALGQEAWSAKERAARFGEFVPLLDELLRNDSTTREGTYYSAVEARNIPGCVQRPRVPFYVAATGPKGLKLAAEYGQGWVTYGDPRGPGDVPVEQAPEVIRGQVEKLTAACAATGRDVAELAKVLLQGSTAEKPLQSLDAFVDWAGRYREIGITELVIHWPVPDSIFANDLGTFERIATEGLAQLG comes from the coding sequence ATGCGTCTGAGCACAGTGATCCTCCCCATCCACCGGTGGAACGAGGGACAGAAGATCTGGCGGCGGGCCGAGGACCTCGGGTTCCACGCCGCGTACACCTATGACCACCTCTCCTGGCGGTCGTTCCGGGACGAGCCGTGGTTCGGGGCGGTGCCGACGCTCACCGCGGCGGCCGCGGCGACCGAGCGGATGCGGCTCGGCACGCTGGTCACCTCGCCGAACTTCCGGCACCCGGTGACGTTGGCGAAGGAGTTGGTGAGCGTCGACGACGTGTCGGGCGGGCGGCTGACAGTGGGGATCGGGGCCGGCGGGGTCGGGTACGACGCGACGGCGCTGGGGCAGGAGGCGTGGTCGGCGAAGGAGCGGGCGGCGCGGTTCGGGGAGTTCGTGCCGTTGCTGGACGAGTTGTTGCGCAATGACTCGACGACGCGCGAGGGCACCTACTACTCGGCGGTGGAGGCGCGGAACATCCCGGGGTGCGTGCAGCGGCCGCGGGTGCCGTTCTACGTGGCGGCGACGGGGCCGAAGGGGCTGAAACTGGCGGCCGAGTACGGGCAGGGCTGGGTGACCTACGGTGACCCGCGCGGGCCGGGGGACGTGCCGGTGGAGCAGGCGCCCGAGGTGATCCGGGGTCAGGTCGAGAAGCTGACGGCGGCCTGCGCGGCGACCGGGCGGGACGTGGCGGAGCTGGCGAAGGTGCTGCTGCAGGGCTCGACGGCGGAGAAGCCGCTGCAGTCGCTGGACGCGTTCGTCGACTGGGCCGGGCGGTACCGGGAGATCGGCATCACCGAGCTGGTGATCCACTGGCCGGTGCCCGACTCGATCTTCGCCAACGACCTGGGCACCTTCGAGCGGATCGCCACCGAGGGCCTGGCCCAGCTGGGCTGA